The Aspergillus luchuensis IFO 4308 DNA, chromosome 7, nearly complete sequence genome has a segment encoding these proteins:
- a CDS encoding uncharacterized protein (COG:S;~EggNog:ENOG410PNMC), whose product MTTTPSDTKRLHITPFTPDLLPAVLPASIKALATEISFHCIPTFPENNYGYVTLPTMEADKIKKKLNGSILKGKKFKVDTARPKKRSRDEEEEVDTAPQKSSADKKSSKKSKKLKAGEEILDGYELPKDRQVKRGWTESADSKQERRKEEKKKKKSKDEKSAKSQAKSKYTEKAECLFRTKLPPNKASADEATETKSKKKSKKSAQETVVHEFSKTVTHPSFLRSGDEQSAPTVGFEEGKGWVDEAGNVKETASDRIRSDKYRPGQVAGAKEKRKAAKVVRDESSPPKKATGQKKKAVEEVKSDEESEDWTSSSGESSSEEDSTDSESDQDSTASTNESIDSSSSDDDTSVRSNKREQEKVASESKPAVDQSASSNVNDNPPPSQTVHPLEALFKRPPPGAPEAKPETEGDAPFSFFAQDDLESEDEAEVKPAEPQTPFTKRDLQDRGLRSAAPTPDTALMGRGINWKTAGRPDPMDIDDETHLNTPVPKSAPGPKEDSDFTKWFWENRGDNNRAWKRRRREAAKEQRQRENRSKGMKGKS is encoded by the coding sequence ATGACGACCACACCGTCCGATACGAAGCGCCTGCATATCACTCCATTCACCCCCGATCTTCTACCGGCCGTGCTCCCTGCATCGATCAAAGCCCTAGCTACGGAAATCTCCTTCCATTGCATCCCAACCTTCCCCGAAAACAACTACGGCTACGTGACCCTGCCAACCATGGAAGCCGacaaaatcaaaaagaagcTGAACGGTTCCATtctcaagggcaagaagttCAAGGTCGATACCGCTCGCCCAAAGAAGAGGtcaagagatgaagaagaggaagtcgacACTGCTCCCCAGAAGTCATCAGCCGATAAAAAGTCTTCGAAGAAATCCAAGAAGCTGAAAGCGGGCGAGGAAATCTTGGATGGCTATGAGCTCCCGAAGGATCGCCAAGTAAAGAGGGGCTGGACCGAGTCGGCAGATTCGAAGCAGGAAAGgcgcaaggaagagaagaagaagaagaaaagtaaggACGAAAAGTCCGCAAAGTCGCAGGCCAAGTCCAAGTACACCGAAAAGGCCGAATGTCTGTTCCGAACAAAGCTACCACCCAATAAGGCCTCCGCCGACGAGGCTACGGAGACAAAGTCCAAAAAGAAGAGCAAAAAATCTGCGCAGGAAACGGTGGTTCATGAGTTCTCCAAAACCGTTACACATCCGAGTTTCCTACGTTCTGGGGATGAGCAATCAGCCCCAACAGTTGGATTCGAGGAGGGTAAGGGCTGGGTAGATGAAGCAGGGAATGTGAAAGAGACGGCCAGCGATCGGATAAGAAGCGATAAGTATAGACCAGGACAGGTAGCCGGAGCCAAGGAGAAGCGAAAGGCGGCAAAGGTTGTGAGGGATGAGTCTTCCCCTCCCAAGAAGGCCACAggccaaaagaaaaaggccgTCGAGGAAGTAAAGTCCGATGAGGAATCAGAAGACTGGACCTCGTCTAGTGGGGAGAGTTCTTCTGAGGAAGATTCTACAGACTCCGAAAGCGATCAGGATTCAACTGCTTCAACGAATGAGTCGATCGATTCATCCAGcagcgatgatgatacaTCAGTTCGGTCAAATAAGCGCGAGCAAGAGAAAGTGGCTTCCGAATCAAAGCCCGCCGTGGATCAGAGTGCGTCATCAAACGTGAATGATAACCCACCGCCCTCTCAAACTGTCCACCCACTGGAGGCACTTTTTAAGAGACCCCCGCCGGGTGCACCTGAAGCGAAGCCTGAAACAGAGGGGGATGCGCCGTTCAGTTTCTTTGCGCAAGACGATTTAGAATcggaagatgaagcagaagtcAAGCCGGCCGAACCGCAGACGCCTTTCACCAAGAGGGATCTGCAAGACCGAGGATTGAGAAGCGCTGCTCCGACCCCCGACACGGCTTTGATGGGTCGGGGAATTAACTGGAAGACTGCGGGACGGCCTGATCCTATGGATATAGATGATGAGACGCACCTGAATACTCCAGTACCCAAATCCGCGCCTGGGCCGAAGGAAGACTCAGACTTTACCAAATGGTTCTGGGAAAATCGGGGAGATAACAATCGCgcttggaagaggagacgaCGTGAGGCTGCTAAGGAGCAAAGGCAGAGGGAGAACCGCAGCAAGGGGATGAAAGGAAAATCTTAG
- a CDS encoding uncharacterized protein (COG:S;~EggNog:ENOG410PR64;~SECRETED:SignalP(1-26);~TransMembrane:1 (n10-21c26/27o123-141i)), with protein MVLRHSASRVLFLFSAFLLWTSFAVASSPASFCKCTCFSNSTIIPLDPDSSESTSALNGVSHFLRRSDDTAILDTRAKNYRSLNCNDCNRKFCLDYDLPTCHGAKEDDVFTTCFQRDSRKDQAIVFMFIIATGSLLAWAIFKPWVEKWLEAARERRLYIPVSENAGR; from the exons ATGGTACTACGGCATAGCGCCTCTAGGGTgctgtttcttttctctgcttTTCTACTCTGGACTTCTTTTGCGGTGGCTTCCT CCCCCGCGTCATTCTGCAAGTGCACCTGCTTTTCCAATAGTACGATCATCCCTCTCGATCCCGACTCTTCCGAATCGACATCGGCCTTGAACGGTGTCTCCCATTTCCTTCGTCGCAGCGATGATACCGCTATTTTGGATACAAGAGCGAAGAATTATCGCTCTTTGAACTGCAACGATTGTAACCGGAAGTTCTGCTTGGACTATGACTTGCCCACCTGCCATGGTGctaaggaagatgatgtcttTACCACCTGTTTCC AGAGAGACTCCCGGAAAGACCAAGCCATTGTATTCATGTTTATCATTGCTACTGGCAGTCTGCTTGCCTGGGCGATCTTTAAGCCTTGGGTAGAGAAGTGGCTCGAG GCTGCGAGAGAGCGGCGGTTATATATCCCAGTGTCCGAAAATGCTGGTCGTTAG
- a CDS encoding MFS transporter (COG:G;~EggNog:ENOG410PIQ5;~InterPro:IPR020846,IPR001958,IPR011701,IPR036259;~PFAM:PF07690;~TransMembrane:11 (o53-75i87-110o116-136i148-167o187-211i288-307o346-368i375-397o403-429i441-464o476-495i);~go_function: GO:0022857 - transmembrane transporter activity [Evidence IEA];~go_process: GO:0055085 - transmembrane transport [Evidence IEA]) codes for MYADPLSFCCLCYANVWSWVAICRVAEPIALTSIFPYSWVMVRDFHVADTNSASFYAGILVSAFSLCEALTGMFWGGLSDRVGRKPVLISGCFGTMLSLLIVGFSSNFWVALFGRALGGILNGNIGVIQTMVGELVKNPEHEPRAYAVMPFVWSIGTIIGPAIGGLLAKPAEGFPSLFSMNGLFGKFPYLLPNLVCSGLLLCSIISSWILLEETHPDMQPCSRPDDLDHPSVERPLLATAGATANAGADLRAESYGTFNQVHLHEDEDWTVYADGSKPESTPQKPTIFTWRVTMLIIALAIFTYHSMTYDHLLPIFLQDKNASSIAMSSNSAFRFPGGVGLSTRTVGLIMSSDGIIALVIQSLIFPFLAQRLGVWRLFVVVTILHPLAYFIVPFLIFVPSQHVIFGIYTCLVVRNILSIIDYPVLLILIKQASPSDSVLGKINGLAASAGAFSRTMAPPIAGFLYSTGSKIDFTALAWWGSTFVAAIGAVQLFFIEQKKHASITVQPAAHCHYASHATPVKDETVHIIVTDVDGDGTGHV; via the exons ATGTATGCAGACCCCTTGTCTTTTTGCTGTCTTTGCTATGCTAACGTCTGGTCCTGGGTAGCAATATGCCGCGTCGCAGAGCCAATTGCCTTGACTTCCATTTTCCCATACTCATGGGTAATGGTCAGGGACTTCCATGTGGCTGATACCAACAGCGCCTCTTTCTATGCCGGTATTCTCGTCTCTGCATTCTCCCTTTGTGAAGCCCTCACCGGTATGTTTTGGGGCGGTCTTTCAGACCGTGTCGGCCGCAAACCTGTTCTCATCTCCGGCTGCTTTGGCACGATGCtatccctcctcatcgtGGGTTTCTCCTCTAATTTCTGGGTGGCCCTCTTCGGACGGGCCCTTGGTGGGATTTTAAACGGGAACATCGGTGTGATCCAGACCATGGTCGGTGAATTGGTCAAGAATCCAGAGCATGAAC CCCGCGCTTACGCTGTGATGCCTTTCGTGTGGTCAATCGGTACGATTATCGGGCCAG CGATTGGAGGTTTGCTGGCAAAGCCTGCTGAAGGTTTCCCCTCCCTGTTCTCTATGAATGGCCTATTTGGCAAATTCCCTTACCTTCTGCCTAATCTTGTCTGCTCCGGATTACTTCTCTGTagcatcatctccagctgGATCTTGCTCGAGGAGACGCATCCCGATATGCAACCGTGCAGTAGGCCAGATGACCTGGATCATCCTTCCGTGGAGCGTCCTCTACTTGCAACTGCAGGAGCTACCGCCAACGCAGGCGCAGATTTACGTGCAGAGTCCTACGGCACTTTCAACCAAGTCCATCtccatgaagatgaagattggACAGTGTACGCCGATGGTTCGAAGCCCGAATCCACTCCGCAGAAGCCGACTATTTTCACATGGCGAGTGACCATGCTCATCATCGCTTTGGCAATCTTCACTTACCACTCGATGACGTATGACCACCTGTTGCCCATTTTCTTGCAAGATAAGAATGCCAGCAGCATCGCCATGTCGTCGAATTCGGCGTTCCGTTTTCCGGGCGGGGTCGGCCTCTCAACTCGAACCGTTGGGCTGATCATGTCAAGTGATGGCATAATTGCACTTGTCATCCAAAGCCTTatcttccctttcctggCTCAGCGCCTGGGTGTCTGGCGGCTCTTTGTTGTCGTCACCATTCTTCATCCGCTAGCCTATTTTATCGTACCCTTCCTTATCTTCGTTCCCAGCCAACATGTGATCTTCGGCATCTACACCTGCTTGGTTGTCCGCAACATTCTCTCGATCATCGATTACCCCGTCCTTCTTATTCTCATCAAACAGGCCAGTCCCTCCGATTCCGTTCTCGGCAAGATCAATGGACTCGCGGCCTCGGCTGGCGCCTTCTCACGCACGATGGCTCCACCGATTGCAGGCTTCTTGTACAGTACGGGTTCCAAGATCGATTTCACGGCCTTGGCCTGGTGGGGAAGCACTTTTGTCGCAGCCATTGGCGCTGTGcagctcttcttcattgaACAAAAGAAACATGCCTCTATCACGGTTCAGCCAGCTGCGCATTGCCACTATGCGTCTCATGCCACGCCAGTCAAAGATGAGACTGTCCATATCATTGTGACAGACGTTGATGGCGATGGGACTGGCCATGTATAG
- a CDS encoding uncharacterized protein (COG:S;~EggNog:ENOG410PM6K;~InterPro:IPR039915,IPR024312;~PFAM:PF12709;~go_process: GO:0007052 - mitotic spindle organization [Evidence IEA]), with the protein MSTPLSSLTPSRQNSRAFSPSYGKPAFAVEEDDMDAPEDPISSPFKVSTEVQEEDPIPEHDVYESHDDQVLDNDDVESVMPAPSSPFQFNAREETVDFQRLRALNRRMSSGGIGDHSMTPRKRSYEQVPDGTDGDETPNDRYKKGTGPRSSPDINVYADEDVDFVADHDLEEGAGQEVVNSMVEENNNEGMSTVLHENDKDNSQEMDENLDLQEADDAMTDDSNESMDETRLSTFSAIPDMTTFARLRNDSPYKTSRPHLGDAELASPSPARRSPRRSILNNMGTPLASPAPRKRESRSIHDTPNLLDLTDQPSIYPRQRYSVQNERYSPSRRSPLRTARDSVRSPAKASLLDFDIPSVPTPRSIPTVTPRELETLKSGFLSEISSLKATLSGKEAEVASLKQAVADAERRVGEALEEVRNEVARKESLEFEQAEWQRRGQEMEDILREVRAEIVEGEQEKERLARKVDEAEKSREQLEGRVVELESQLASALQSASSAGNAAPENTSRTKTSEETAKEVQEAVEKVARELHTLYKSKHETKVAALKKSYEARWEKRVREAENKLTAANEENERLRIERDAAVSEPPRVDPSLFAQEREEHEAEKRVMEAQVKGLQQEMTALKEDNERLHAELKQERAEKGELVAAVDEWLAIQQDQPPAQSAPLPLTTRELESPEPVFAAPEPPTESFQRSVSRGSTSGGIRPPSTTSSNGEKRIPRIGAVGNRHARGNSGSKSGIALPTPGRSGIMGSIERMGRGGA; encoded by the coding sequence ATGTCTACCCCGTTATCCTCCTTGACACCCTCGCGCCAGAACTCTCGAGCCTTCTCGCCGAGCTATGGCAAACCTGCTTTTGCTGTAGAGGAGGACGATATGGATGCGCCTGAGGATCCCATATCGAGCCCCTTCAAAGTGTCTACagaagtccaagaagaagatcccatCCCTGAGCACGATGTCTACGAATCGCACGACGATCAGGTTTTGGACAACGATGATGTTGAATCAGTGATGCCAGCACCTAGCTCGCCGTTCCAGTTCAATGCAAGAGAAGAGACTGTGGACTTCCAGAGACTGCGGGCCCTCAATCGGCGCATGTCTTCAGGGGGCATCGGTGACCACTCCATGACGCCTAGAAAGCGCTCCTACGAGCAAGTCCCTGACGGTAcggatggtgatgagacCCCAAATGATAGATACAAGAAGGGTACTGGTCCGAGAAGCTCTCCAGATATCAACGTCTACGCTGATGAGGACGTTGACTTCGTTGCTGATCACGACCTGGAAGAAGGTGCTGGCCAGGAAGTTGTGAATAGCATGGTGGAGGAAAATAACAACGAAGGCATGAGCACTGTCCTCCATGAGAATGATAAGGACAACTCCCAAGAAATGGATGAGAACCTTGACTTGCAGGAAGCAGACGACGCTATGACGGATGACTCCAACGAATCTATGGATGAGACACGCCTCAGCACATTCTCCGCTATTCCAGATATGACCACTTTCGCACGACTTCGAAATGATTCGCCTTACAAGACATCACGACCTCATCTAGGCGACGCGGAATTGGCCAGTCCTTCCCCCGCAAGGAGGTCACCTCGACGAAGCATTCTCAACAATATGGGAACCCCTCTTGCATCCCCTGCACCACGAAAGCGAGAATCAAGAAGCATACATGATACGCCTAACCTGCTTGATTTGACCGATCAGCCAAGCATTTACCCCCGTCAGCGTTATAGTGTACAGAATGAGCGCTACTCTCCTTCCCGCCGATCTCCCTTGAGGACCGCCAGAGACTCCGTAAGATCACCTGCAAAGGCTTCCCTTTTGGACTTTGACATCCCCTCTGTGCCTACTCCTCGGTCAATTCCAACGGTCACTCCCCGGGAGCTTGAGACTCTGAAATCCGGCTTCCTCTCCGAGATCTCTTCCCTCAAGGCCACTCTCAGCGGGAAGGAAGCGGAGGTTGCCAGTCTCAAGCAGGCAGTTGCAGACGCAGAACGCCGCGTAGGGGAGGCTCTAGAAGAAGTTCGTAACGAAGTTGCGCGCAAGGAATCTCTGGAATTTGAGCAAGCTGAGTGGCAGCGGAGGGGccaagaaatggaagatATCCTTAGAGAAGTGAGAGCTGAAATTGTCGAGGGTGAGCAAGAGAAAGAACGATTGGCGAggaaggtggatgaggcAGAGAAGTCTAGGGAGCAGTTGGAGGGCCGAGTGGTCGAACTGGAGAGTCAGTTGGCTTCGGCTCTCCAGTCTGCCTCCTCCGCTGGGAACGCAGCCCCTGAAAATACGTCTCGCACCAAGACGTCCGAAGAGACTGCCAAAGAAGTGCAAGAGGCCGTGGAGAAAGTTGCACGTGAGCTTCATACGCTTTACAAGAGCAAGCACGAAACCAAGGTCGCTGCATTGAAAAAGAGTTACGAAGCTCGCTGGGAAAAGCGCGTGCGTGAAGCCGAGAATAAGCTGACTGCTGCCAACGAAGAGAATGAGCGACTGAGAATAGAGCGAGATGCCGCCGTGTCAGAGCCCCCACGAGTCGACCCTAGTCTATTCGCACAGGAGCGGGAGGAGCACGAAGCAGAGAAGCGTGTGATGGAGGCACAGGTCAAGGGATTGCAGCAGGAAATGACGGCACTGAAAGAAGACAACGAGCGCCTGCACGCGGAGCTGAAGCAGGAGCGAGCAGAGAAAGGCGAATTGGTGGCAGCTGTGGACGAATGGTTGGCAATCCAGCAGGACCAGCCCCCAGCACAGAGCGCCCCTCTGCCTTTGACCACCAGAGAGCTTGAGTCGCCAGAGCCAGTGTTTGCCGCCCCGGAACCTCCCACTGAGAGCTTCCAGAGGAGCGTTAGCCGTGGCAGCACCTCAGGTGGCATTCGTCCTCCAAGTACCACCTCGAGCAATGGCGAAAAGAGAATCCCTAGGATCGGAGCAGTGGGCAACAGACATGCTCGAGGCAACAGCGGCAGTAAGTCCGGGATCGCCCTCCCCACACCCGGGCGCAGTGGTATCATGGGATCCATTGAACGAATGGGCCGTGGTGGTGCTTAA
- a CDS encoding thioredoxin family protein (InterPro:IPR036249,IPR013766;~PFAM:PF00085) — translation MFFVDWAGLCKILRPNFDSFSYDYPSIIFYEVDPDDLGKLTADLGVTSVPTFFFFTDGAQLNNLTPSVVPTPRVLSIVSMASCLKGVINGYKTTNDY, via the coding sequence ATGTTCTTCGTTGACTGGGCCGGTCTTTGCAAGATTCTTCGCCCTAACTTCGATTCGTTCAGCTACGACTACCCGTCCATCATATTCTACGAAGTTGATCCTGACGACCTTGGGAAACTCACTGCCGATTTAGGTGTTACTTCAGTGcctaccttcttcttcttcacagACGGCGCACAACTCAATAACCTCACACCTTCTGTGGTGCCCACTCCCAGGGTATTATCAATAGTATCCATGGCCTCCTGTCTTAAAGGGGTGATAAACGGTTATAAGACGACAAATGATTACTAG